TCAGGTACGCACTATCTTGTCTTAAATCATTGGGACTTAATAACTGAAATTACTACTATACTCAAACTGTCTAGTCATGTTAGCATCACTCATATTTGTTATCAAGTCAGGGATTAAGGGGGAATCCTAGAGCAATTAGAGTCTAATTACTTCTAAAAGTCTAATAGTTAAAAATATGCATTATTAGAGTATCGTTAGAACTCAAATTCGGTTACTTTCTTTCTTCTAGTCAAATCAAGACTATCCTCCTTAAAAGCCCTCTTATACGCTTTCTCTCACACTTTACTGTTTCTCTCAAACTCTAAGCAAGAATCAAAGAAAAACTTCTCTCGttcttttatcaattttattCTCTCATCACCATGTCTAAATCAAGCCAAACTTCCTCTAAGGAAAAATCCTCATCCAAGACTGAAGCAAAACCCAAGAACATGAAGCCCAAAcctaaaaaaagtgaaaaatcaACTAGTGAACCTCCACCCACACCAGTTCCCTCTCCACATATACCCTCTACTGTACCTGCACCATCATCCTTCGCTCTTGTTGCACCCGCTATTCCCACCTCTACTGGACCTTCATCTCCAAAATCACATTCCCATACACCTGTGTCTACTTCAAAATTCAACTATAAACCCACTAAGATCAAGGCTGCATCAAGAAAACCAGCTAAGAGTGACAAGGTGGTGATTCGTGCTACTACTAAGGAAGACACAATGAATAAGGAAGTTGTGGCTAAAGGGGAATCTACGTCGACTACTGATCAGGTAAAATTACCTACATCAAAGTTAGATGATCTAGTTTCTGCTATTTAAGTTGCACCCTTAGAAATTGTCCCACCCAGAAGTGACAAACCACGAGTGGAGGAAACTACTTTAGAAAGAGAAACTGCAACTTAGGAGAAAAGTGTGAACACCACAAATATCATACATATGATTAagggggaagatgagaaagaacgAATAGATAAAGAGCCTTTTAATTGTCTATCTTTCAACACTGAGGATGAGGGTGATGACGAAGGTGAGGAAGAAGGGGGAGAGGTAGCTAGTCATAAAGAGCACCAGGCTCAGGATACGGCTCATAATAATGATGAAAAAAAGAGTGAGAAAGAGGAGGAATCTGGAGAAGAAAAGAAGAGTGAGAATGAAGATCAGTTTGGTGAACAAGTGAGAGATTCTGGAGAGAAAGAAAAAGATAGTGAGGAAGAAGGTGACTTTGAGAGTGaaggtgaagaagaagaaaatggaaGTGAGAGTGAGGAAGAGAATGCAAGTGAGGAATCTGAAGGCTCTATGGCTATTGGGAACACTATCATAGAAAAATAAGTAGAGAGAAAATGACTAAAGAAACTGGGACTGTGTTAACTCCTTTTACTGGAGATGAGAAGGTTAGTAGCGGTGAGGATGATTTACCCCTGTCTGCTGCACGAAAGAAGAGCAAGAAAGCCCATGCGAAAGAAACAAAATCAGTTATCCCTGCAAGAAAATAAGTGGCCCTCCTGCTAGGACTCCTCTCACAAAGAGTAAAAGAAAGGATGTTGATGAGTAGATCATTTAGGAGTCCAGAGGTGCCAAGAAGGTAAGAAAGCAAGCTCCTATTGTTGAACCTGTAGTTGAGTTGGGTGAAGAGGATGAGTCCGACTCTCCTCTTCAAACAAAGAAACCAACAGAGAAGAGGAAGGTTGTTAAACCCACCAGGACAGCTACCACATCTAAGAAGGCTAGTAAAGGAATGAAAAATAGGGTTATATCTGTTGTGGATGACAAGCTTACTGAATTCAAGAATCGAAAAGTGTTCAATGAAAAGATTCCTGCAAACACAGATGAGAAAGGTATGGCTGAGTTAGTTGAAAAACTTGAACTACAGGGATGGAAACATATTTTTGTAAAGGTATTTTCTCCTCTGTGTGTGGATGATATGGTGGAGTTTTATGCAAACTTCCAATTTGATGGCAAGGT
The DNA window shown above is from Nicotiana tomentosiformis chromosome 8, ASM39032v3, whole genome shotgun sequence and carries:
- the LOC104099709 gene encoding flocculation protein FLO11-like, whose amino-acid sequence is MSKSSQTSSKEKSSSKTEAKPKNMKPKPKKSEKSTSEPPPTPVPSPHIPSTVPAPSSFALVAPAIPTSTGPSSPKSHSHTPVSTSKFNYKPTKIKAASRKPAKSDKVVIRATTKEDTMNKEVVAKGESTSTTDQVKLPTSKLDDLVSAI
- the LOC138898021 gene encoding DNA polymerase II subunit B4-like, whose translation is MIKGEDEKERIDKEPFNCLSFNTEDEGDDEGEEEGGEVASHKEHQAQDTAHNNDEKKSEKEEESGEEKKSENEDQFGEQVRDSGEKEKDSEEEGDFESEGEEEENGSESEEENASEESEGSMAIGNTIIEK